The window TTTGAATCAGTAGGTTTCTTTTACCACGTAGATGCtagatttgaatgttgtagttgattttgaggtcatTTGAAAGGAGAATCTCCAGTTTAAAGGCCTTTATGCTTTGTTTTTGATGCATTCAGgtggttatggcttaactttcttcacaCTGAGTTctgtagttaataaataagtaaaacatgctatAGGTTGGGAAAAATAATTATGGGTATAATTTTTTAGCTATTATATATTGTGTGATGCCAGTGCGGGGGATTATTTCCTATTGTTGTTGACTTTTTTATTTGTGACATTATATATTGTGAGTTTTCCATGTAGAGACTTTAATTGACATCATTGGCTTTATTTGTGTATTTGGCTGCTTGATTTGATAGTATAATAGTCTTGTAGTGTCTTGAATAGATATTATGGGCCTTACTGAGAATTGCTTACCTTTACCATGATAGAAATGCCCGATTTATTGGTTGATATGTTATTAATGATCTTTTGAATGccatttttattctataaatGCCCAACTAAAAGTGAAATCAAGAATATTTCAcgtattgagttgatttctaagCTCACTTATATACGTTATAAATTGATTGAATATCTTCATACTGATTTGATTATGAGAATAATATCCTTATTTCATGCATACACATTCATAAAATATCGCTACCATAGAGGAACACTGATTTCTTAAGAAAAATGAGACATTTTTTAAATACCTAGATAGAGGGATGTAATGGTCGGGTAGATTATGACATGAGATGCGATAAGTAAAAATTTGATATAGTATATGAATTTTAAACCCCCATGGGTCTTATATTTTTAGCATTGTGTCTCTATAGGTGTATATAAAAAGTCATGCGATGATTTGCAATAGTTCACTTCATCATACATCACATTAAATTGCATTTGCAAATTCTATGTTTCCTATTATGTGTTTACTTACTATATATTTAGCTACTATCTATACTTTCTTGTATGTTTTTCCcttgataatatatgtatatgttaaaaCAATTAGTGGAGATAGTGTGAGTTACCATTTGGAAATTTTTCTGATTGTAGGTTGCAGGCTCGTACTATTTTCTTTACTcttattattttctagttttatcAGTctacctatgatacctacttagtTCAGGTAGAATGTACTCACTCCTATTGTGCCTTTTCAATGGAGATTGTAGTACGAGTGTGATACACAATGGCTAAGTTCATGTTTGATTCTTTGACATTATGAGGTACTAGCATGCTCTAGGCTTTTAAAGTTGGTTCCAGGCCTCATCTTATCTGTCcgttttctttatttattttcaaaacagATTATGTGGTATTTCAGAATTGGATATAGTTCTTTACATTTTCTTGTACTTATGATACCATGTTTTGGAATGATTATGCATTTTGTTTAGACtcccaaatttatttatatttatgtccAAACTTAGTTCTAGATGTCTTgtcttgtttcatttttattattgttaatgaattttccttattttggaaagttggcttacttatcaaggctggGTCGAGATAAATGTCATCGTGTCCTCAACTTTTGGGGTGTGACATATCCATATTAGCTCTAAAATTATAAAAGGAAGAATGATTGTTATTAGGCTCACATGCGTTTCAATTGACTTGGGAACATGGCCTTACAGTTGATTATtttttaaccattccaaactagtGAATTGGAGTTGAAACCTTCAAGTTGACCAAAAATATAGTTACCACTCAAGACTTTTACATAGTGACAAAAGGGATAATATTGATCCATTCAGGATATTTCTTTTAATGTACAAATCCACTGTGTGGTGAGATTAGAAAAATAATCAGGAAAATTACCAGAAAATGTTATAAAAGAGAGATCTAACTCCACTAGAGATGCACTGTTGTTCTATTTTATCTTTGGAAAATAACCAGTGAGTTGATAATTGTACCTTAGGTCAATAGTTTTTTGGTTTGGCCGGTGAAAAAATGTCACATATATTATTTGTCACGACTTGAGACTACACTCTAGTCGATATATGAAACCTAAATCGACAAGTGATTCCAAGATAACCCTTGGAATAACATACTAAGTATAATATAAGACATTTAAACACAAGATGTAGTGAGATCGAAAgatcaattctaaaatatttctaaTTGTCTGCATGAGGGGACAACATATATTATACTCTATGTCTACAAACCTCTAATAATTTAATAGCATAATCTATTAGGAAAAGTCCCCCCAGCTAACCATAAAATAATGTCTAATAGTACAACAGAAAGAAACAACTAGCTAGGTCCCAAAATAATAAAGACTTACCACTACTAGAAAGTGAACTTATATCAACTAGCCGGGAGTCTGAACTTGTTAACCAcaatatatataacatcaaaatttatGCAAAGTGTATGCAATTAGTATGTCGGAATGTAGTGAATATgtagcaataataataaataatataaactaGTTTAGATAAACCCGtattcgctcgatgctaaatattccttcaaaaaaatacataaaaaatattcttaataaaaGATTTATACCTCTATCTATCTATTCTAAAGCTTGAATCTTCACTAAATTTCATATCTCGTAACTATCATAAATTCACCCTACTAtgcatttaatttattttcttgaatattcATAATAACATCAGagttataaattcatgctttaataCATATTTTTAAGAATTATATAGAAATTCATCTCAATTGTGATACTTTGTTTGGAGAGTGTTGTTGAGTTGTGTTCTGGATTATTACATCGCTCGACTTAGTTATAACTTGTGGGATAGACTTTTTCTTTGTTTACTCCTTTTACTTTGATTGTGCCTTCTATTTCCTATTGTTGCTTTATTActattgttgtttgttttttggtAAAGTTGTGGTTGTAGGCTTTGATGGTAGGATAGGGTCATATCCGAGGGGGTTAGGGAGGGGGGTTCTTTTGGGGGTGGAGGGGTAGGAAAAGGAATGCAGGGAAGTAGGGGAAAGGTTTGGCATTAGGGGTGGTAGAGGAAGACTTGTTGCTGGAGTCAATAAGCTGAGGATTggttcttggaatatagggactcttcagggtaagttaatagagctggtgaagattcgtaaaaataggagaatcaatATTGCATATGTacaggagactaagtgggtagggtctaaggctagagATGTAGAGGGGTACAAGTTATGGTACTCTGgtagcgagaggcgtaggaatagAGTTGGCATCTTAGCGGATGAAGAGCATAGAGGGCAGGTATTGGAGGTTAGAAGGATCAGTGATAGGTTGATAACTGTTAAGTTAGTCATTGGgtggtttaccctgaacgtgtgtagtgtttatgcactGCAAGTGGGCTTGGACGGGAAGGAAAAGATGTGgctttgggaggctttggatgaggtggtgagaggagTGCCTAGTTTTGAGAAGATTGTTATAGCAGGGATATTCAATGGGCACATTAGGGTATTTTTGAGAGGCTTtagtgatgtgcatggtggttttggttttagggAGAGGAATGAAGAGGGATCTGATCCATTGGATTTTATGAGGTTTTTTCGGTTGGTTGTGGTGAATTCAAGCTTTCTGAAGAAGGACGATCAACTAATCACCTTCCAAAGCATGATAGCCAAGACCTAAATTGAATTTTTactgcttaggaaaggggatagggtgttgtgtaagaaCTGTAAAGTCATTTcaagtgagaatctttcgactcaACATAGGCTTTTGATAATGGACCTGGGTATTAAGAAAGATAAGAAGAGAAGGCATGAGCAGGGTAGACCTAgtattaagtggggcggcttaaTGCCGATTACTGCACAGGAGATAGAGAAGAAGGTGGAGGGAATAGGGGTATGGGAGGCATGGATgatatgtgggatagggtggctaggtacatcaaggagactgctagtgaggtgttgggtatttCTAGGGGTTAGGCTGGTCaccatcagggggattggtggtggaatgaacaAGTTAAAAAGAAAGTAGAGACGAAGAAGAGGGTGTATACAAATTTGATTGAGAGTAAAaatgaagaggagaagcgggctaatagggaggagtacaagatATCTAGGAAAGAGGCTATGGTAGCATTACGACATCTAAGAAGGCAGCGTTCacgagcttgtatgcagggttggaggcgaaaaaaggggaaaaaaggttgtttaggctttCTAAGgatagggagaggaagggtcgtgaccttgaccaggtaaagtgcattaagggggaggatgttatagtgttggtggaggacggtcacattaagaagagatgacaGATGTATTTTATGAGGTTATTGAATGATGAAGAGGATATAGCTCTtatgttaggggagctggagcactctgAGGAGTGTTGTGATATTATTTATTGTAAAAgatttaaggtagaggaggtcagaGAGGTTATTCACAAGATGCGTAGGGGTAGCATGACGGGGCCTGATAAGATtcctgtggatttttggaagttttctagcGAGGCTGGCTTGAGATAGTTGACTGGTACATCTAACGGAATTTTTAAGTTGGCAAAAATTCTCGAGTCTTGGAGAtcgagtactatgatccctctatataagaacaagggtgacatttaaAATTGCAATAACTATaagggtattaagttattgagccacactataaagatttgggagagagtgatcGAGTTTAGGTTGAGGAGGTTAGTGACTATCTCGGAGAACCAGTTTGTATTTATTCCTGGGAGCTCGACGatagaggcaattcacctggtgcggagactggtggaacattatagagaaaggaagaaggacctggacatggtgtttatcgacttggagaagtcatacgacaaagtcccaagggaggttctttggagattcttggaggtgagtggggtcccggTGGCGTATCATAGCAATCAAGGACATCTACGATGGAGCTATGACTCATGTTAGGATGGCGGGAGGAGATTCAGAGTATTTCCCTGTCTTAAAATAgatgcatcagggatctactcttagcctatctttgtttgctttggtgatggatgtgttgatgcggcATATTCAAAGACAGGTgacttggtgtatgctttttgcagataatatagttttgattgatgagatatgggggggggggggggaatgatAAACTAAAGGTGTGGAGATAGaaccttgagtctaaagggttaaggttgagtaggagcaagacataGTATTTGGAATGCAAATTTAATAACATGAGGTCGGAAAACAaagtggtagtaaggttggattgcCAGgaggtgtgtaagagggataatttcgAGTATCTCGGTCCTttattcaggggaatggtgagatggacaaggatgtctcccaccgtattggTTCTAGATAGATAAAGTGAAAGATCTCCTCGGGGGTGTTATGTGATAAAAAGGTGttgcctaagcttaaaggcaagttctatagGGTGGAAGTCCTTCCGGACATGCTTTATGGAGCAGAGTGTTCGCTAGTCAAAAATTCTCACATTCACAAATTATAGGTGCCGGAAATGTAGATGTTGTGTTAGaagtgtgggcttactagggttGATAGAGTTCAGAATAAGACCATTCGGGAAAAAATTGAAGTGTCTTTGGTGGAGAACAAGATGTGGGAagttcgattgagatggttcgggtaCGTGATGAAGAGGGGCACAGATGCCCTGGTTCGTAGGTATGAAGGACTTGtgttggatggcttcaggagggataggggtaggccaaagacaTACTTGAGAGAGGTAATTAGGTGGGACATAAAGTAGTTGTATCTTACTGAGgatatgaccttagataggaagatctggaggatgcGAATTAAGTTAGAAGGCTAATTCCAGTTTGGGTCGTTGGGGTGGGGCTTTACTTGGTaggtgtattattcttgttatgccacattGTTGCATGCTTCAGTACGAATttgtttactattatttgtttattattcattATGGGTGGCGTATTTATGTCTTCTCATCTTATTACATGCTTTCTTACGGATGTGGTTattatctcgtgtcttgagctaggggtctattggaaacaaccttgctacttcttcggaggtagtggtatggactgcgtacatcttaacctccccagaccctactatgtgggaatacactgggtttgttgttattgttgttgttgttttcatcTCAATTATGAAGAAGGGTGACAAGTAGAATCTTACTAAGTGTAGAAATCAATACAATACTCATAAGAaccaaaattatcaagaaatacttcaagaaatcaagaactcgATGTAAAAAATGTGAGAACTAAAAGTGTGTTGGCCCTAACTATGaaattaaattcatgaaaaatgaaGTGTTTGGGATATAGGGATGAAAGGAAACCCCCATTGAAGTCCTTCATATCTTAGTTACTCCAAATTCACATATATTAGTTCAAATGTCTAGAGTGAAAATATGAATGACAAATCCTTGacttacaaataaaaaattgaacttATTCACACCAATATGAGGTTAGAGTTAAATATACAACCCATGAACATAAGCATAGAACTACAAGATAATAACCTTAGATATAAGATTTATTGTTCATTTCTACTGAAAAAAGATCTTTAATTAAAATGTTATCATTATGAAAGGAGAATGGGTGAGGATACTTAAACTCCACAGCCTCTTCTAGCTCCTATGTAGGTTCCTCGACTTCATAGTTTCTCTGGAACACCTTAACAaaagaaaacttttttttttttttgatttgcaAACTTGATGATCAAAAATCTCATATGGAACCTCATTATATGAAAGGTTGTCTGTAATCCCCATTATCTCTAAAGGCACTACTAATTATggatctccaatacacttcttgagcatAGATATATGGAACACGGGGTGTACTGCTGCGAAGTCTTTAGGAAATTTCAACTTGTAGGATACATTCCTCAACTCACTTAGAACTCTAAAAAGACCTGTATAATGTGGACAGAGCTTTCCTTTATTGTCAAATTATATTACACAATTCATTGGTGAAACCTTTAAAAATACCTAATGTCAAGACTAGAACAAGGTCCTAGTCGTGATTGGTATCCTAAGCCCACAATGggtcagagaccacccccttagcctaaacTTCAGAGCATAATTAATGGATACAGCAGAAGCtaaccaaaatagaaataaagatgcatgaatcaaaaaaaatataagaatcaaaacaaaagaaCCAATCATCCCAATACTattcacaaaagcctctaaaccagaaATGTAAGCTAAGTAGGAACATGCCCTCGACAATGACTAAAAAGCATCCAAAATGAAACACTAAGACGATAATGACAATAATGAAATTACTATCTTTCtagaagatggaggctcaccacatCACAAAAGATCAACAGACGTACCATGCCACCTAACGCTGCACATGGGTAACATTAAAACCCTTGTACCCTACATAATGAAACAACACAACGTCTAGGAAAGGTCATTAGGGCGAGCACTAGAATGCGACTTagagaaaagggataaaataatgacattgccatgtaacgccccaaaatatcataTCAAGACGCCACAcagtgcccaaggctacacgtagcctcaagctaaccctttaagcaaaaacactacccttgggttccaacacaacaacatacacgttATGCTAAGGATAtaaatataagtacatatcatattaCATCGGACATAGCACGGAATATCGTTTGACTGtatatatatggaatgtctatacacaaaccaacccaacaatacactagtctgacatagcctctatacatcaaaaatcaacgagccattgggccAAACTCCCAACTGACTTAATACaacaaagggatcacaaaacagcAGCAcaaaaactagcaacttggtcctcgaaccatgaggactcaccactgaaggaacgtagatgcggtaCTCAGATATCATtgtcgcggctgcggctgagtacccgAATATACATCATGGTACAAatatagcccatagagaaatatgtggatcagtacaaGATacgtattgagtatatggggggcatgcaaaatataaataatatcataaatttcataaaaacatacatacggaccataatgacacagatggcttgagtgacattgaatcatgcaactcatagcatcttagataggaaatgtaggagaaaaacctcataaatcattatagatcatcataggcaacttcacttaccacatcaaaactcggagtgactcggtatttcaataagcatgactcttatggataggagagttttctataaccgacaaccccacgtgagctacgtggaataccaacatttgaaacccccattggagGGAGATtcatactctttgctagggagtatgaccttaaaactgcaataatcacaatcgggctctctggccaataatatcatcatcaaacaaccctacagtggtacataggtttggggaattaccaaattttcctctcggtgataagtactactccctgacaggctcagaacgcattaggaaatctaccacaatatcacaagggtctatcataaagaccaaatcaaatctctttctcatttatcaaatcatgtcaatttgtggattcctaactcaacacttttagctcaaaacattttaatcttcctcaacatcaacaaggtatcaatgtaTTCAAGCATAATCGAAtcaacatttggacaaggatatgaaggctcaatacataatattttcaacaatttaactcatcaaaaccatcagaAAAATActaagactcattgcaacttcaatattaatatttctcaatttgccatccaactctcatttaatggtacttgatacatcaacccatagtagggatatagaattttcaatatcaattataaattcataataaggaaatagtggaatgatagtataaataaaggcttaacaaattaaatcatcatactctcataatcaaatactttttggatatAATTCCATCTTAACATCCTACACATAtgggatgacataatcccatagctcatagacaataatataagatataataccatatttccaattcatggtaaaacatgtaaaatattatgtcaatgtaattcaacaaaaatatcgggcacaagatcgaaaggataatcttgttcaaagccccacgtACCTAAAAATGGAatatgaatatgaacttccaactcTAGAACTTTATTTACGAAAATAAAGGGTCCTTATCGAATCctttaacatgatcaactcgaatcccaaattaatttgaaatttctccggttcaatcaagagacatagaaggtaGAAATTTGGAGTactagggttggggtttgagccttaggaaattttggagaaaaataagctattgaatgctcttaatggacttaaatccatggtttacccggatggattggagtgggaatgaccaaaatacccttataaatcAAA of the Capsicum annuum cultivar UCD-10X-F1 chromosome 11, UCD10Xv1.1, whole genome shotgun sequence genome contains:
- the LOC107846488 gene encoding uncharacterized protein LOC107846488, which produces MQGSRGKETKWVGSKARDVEGYKLWYSGSERRRNRVGILADEEHRGQVLEVRRISDRLITVKLVIGWFTLNVCSVYALQVGLDGKEKMWLWEALDEVVRGVPSFEKIVIAGIFNGHIRVFLRGFSDVHGGFGFRERNEEGSDPLDFMRKGDRVLCKNCKVISSENLSTQHRLLIMDLGIKKDKKRRHEQGRPSIKWGGLMPITAQEIEKKVEGIGGDWWWNEQVKKKVETKKRVYTNLIESKNEEEKRANREEYKISRKEAMVALRHLRRQRSRACMQEDIALMLGELEHSEECCDIIYCKRFKVEEVREVIHKMRRGSMTGPDKIPVDFWKFSSEAGLR